A single window of Halococcus saccharolyticus DSM 5350 DNA harbors:
- a CDS encoding SPL family radical SAM protein has translation MNKSTLDAIREKSRKKGDPLERIDVLATGHKCASCGNEIAERFSATYQGDILCWECAIDQESTTKNGVEHTTDPAKVVLSESGLYHKSLCDYVINVATGCSHGCKFCYVPSTPNITARQDMLSEQASVSDGQTDWGSYLLYRDDLPERLARKLGRKQKWKTTNRGRGVVMISSGTDCYQDRRAAQITRGCIIELISRGFPVRILTRSPAVARDIDVFQRGIELSEKRDGELIRVGSSIPCLDDKQVKAIEPGAPPPSARLEALRKISQAGIPVYVSMSPTYPTQTYEEFDNLIEEFANLDAEVVFQEPINPRGGNFQMTIKAAEEAGKDHLADELKKISNDREYWVKYSIQQMQWAEELGAKHDVDVHVWPDKQVIKSVGESQAKSLKEQRTAVSPENIADPSLPS, from the coding sequence TTGAATAAATCCACATTGGACGCTATCCGTGAAAAGAGCCGTAAAAAAGGGGACCCACTAGAACGAATAGACGTTCTTGCTACTGGTCACAAATGTGCTTCATGTGGAAACGAGATCGCAGAACGGTTTAGTGCAACCTATCAAGGAGATATTCTTTGTTGGGAATGTGCAATTGATCAGGAGAGTACGACCAAAAACGGTGTTGAGCATACTACAGACCCCGCTAAAGTCGTTCTTAGTGAGTCAGGACTTTACCACAAAAGCCTGTGCGACTACGTGATTAACGTTGCCACAGGATGTAGTCATGGTTGCAAATTTTGCTACGTCCCAAGTACGCCAAACATTACTGCACGCCAGGATATGCTTTCTGAGCAAGCGTCTGTATCAGATGGGCAGACTGACTGGGGTTCCTATTTGTTGTATAGAGATGACTTGCCTGAACGGCTTGCTCGAAAATTAGGCCGAAAACAAAAATGGAAAACAACCAACCGGGGACGAGGAGTAGTGATGATCTCAAGTGGAACAGATTGTTACCAAGATCGTCGTGCAGCGCAAATAACACGGGGTTGCATCATTGAACTTATCAGCAGAGGATTCCCGGTCCGGATTCTTACGCGTAGTCCTGCTGTCGCACGGGACATAGACGTATTTCAGCGCGGTATTGAACTGAGCGAGAAGCGAGATGGAGAATTAATTCGTGTAGGCTCGTCTATCCCCTGTCTTGATGATAAGCAGGTGAAAGCTATTGAGCCGGGAGCACCCCCACCTTCAGCCAGATTAGAAGCCTTGCGGAAAATAAGTCAGGCAGGTATTCCAGTATATGTTTCTATGTCACCTACATACCCAACACAAACATATGAAGAATTTGACAATCTCATAGAGGAATTTGCCAATCTTGATGCTGAAGTTGTGTTCCAAGAACCGATTAATCCAAGAGGAGGGAATTTTCAGATGACCATAAAGGCAGCTGAGGAAGCCGGAAAAGACCATCTGGCTGATGAACTTAAAAAGATCAGTAACGATCGAGAGTATTGGGTCAAATATTCCATACAACAGATGCAGTGGGCAGAAGAACTCGGTGCAAAGCACGATGTCGATGTTCATGTTTGGCCAGACAAGCAGGTAATCAAATCAGTGGGTGAGAGTCAAGCAAAGTCGCTAAAAGAACAACGTACTGCGGTTTCACCTGAGAACATCGCTGATCCATCGCTCCCATCGTAG
- the tcmP gene encoding three-Cys-motif partner protein TcmP, which translates to MKDRVEDLRDNADELKGVAPNQFNEFGPWSALKLILHAATTNMYTKVISQHMDDFFYIDALAGSGVSVYGDQGDCFLGSPVIAAKNATEPFTKMYFIENDPDKADALRRRLDEVFENSMVDVTVPEAYQVYEGDANEQLREVVNDMWDIAYENPNGPSFNHFTFIDNQGLDVEWDDGIEKVAPTPTGDLLINFPTSNIVRTAHHTDSESAMNRFYGGNMWDTEEKNKQTLREKYCERLTGVEKEKKVVANVDSGGRNYEYDMIYGTRETNRGSGYIDAVDYVRDFVEAVDGADVDEMLEVIRGDRATMDQYLPDDEDGSGQSSLDSF; encoded by the coding sequence GTGAAAGATCGAGTAGAAGACCTACGGGACAACGCTGACGAGTTGAAAGGCGTAGCCCCAAACCAATTCAATGAGTTTGGGCCCTGGTCAGCCCTAAAATTGATCCTCCACGCAGCGACCACCAACATGTATACAAAGGTCATATCACAACATATGGACGATTTCTTTTATATTGATGCATTAGCCGGCTCGGGTGTTTCTGTCTATGGTGATCAGGGTGACTGCTTCTTGGGATCACCAGTTATTGCAGCAAAGAATGCTACTGAGCCATTCACTAAAATGTATTTTATTGAGAACGATCCGGACAAGGCAGATGCACTTAGACGCCGCTTGGATGAAGTTTTTGAAAATTCTATGGTTGATGTTACTGTACCCGAGGCATATCAAGTGTATGAAGGAGATGCCAACGAGCAACTGAGAGAGGTCGTGAATGATATGTGGGATATAGCGTATGAAAACCCGAATGGCCCTAGTTTCAACCACTTCACATTTATTGATAATCAAGGGCTGGACGTTGAATGGGACGATGGAATTGAGAAAGTAGCTCCCACACCTACCGGAGATCTTTTGATCAACTTCCCTACATCAAATATCGTTCGCACCGCCCATCACACAGACAGCGAGTCAGCAATGAATCGGTTCTATGGCGGAAACATGTGGGATACGGAGGAGAAGAACAAACAAACACTTCGAGAAAAATATTGTGAGAGGTTAACAGGTGTTGAGAAGGAAAAAAAGGTGGTGGCAAACGTGGATAGCGGAGGACGGAACTATGAATATGACATGATATACGGAACCCGTGAAACAAATCGAGGAAGCGGTTACATTGATGCAGTTGACTATGTGAGGGATTTCGTGGAGGCGGTTGATGGGGCAGATGTGGACGAAATGTTGGAGGTTATTCGAGGCGATAGAGCTACTATGGATCAGTACCTTCCCGATGATGAGGATGGCAGTGGCCAATCTTCTCTCGATAGCTTTTAG
- a CDS encoding SPL family radical SAM protein translates to MSLSQWLPGNFGAEVQSYSSRGTMRLETSWEADDSFHRDYYIEDGEGKILEKFGDFPTLDQLRQAEYEHNERIDLTNIGAPCANCGKEIKNRFAADPRGNLLCWDCAATRETEGTEAGVRVNTDPTKATYSQSHLYEKSLCDYVINVATGCRHGCKFCYVPTTAGYKAREEMLNNQAEVSDLQREWGSYLLYRDDLPERLSLELEESDFGNWRKTDRGRGIVMISSGTDPYQDRRAAQITRGVVRELCSKEIPTRILTRSTIAARDADLFSEFSDTLTIGSSIPSFNEDMVKALEPGAPPPLKRWKMLDSLRTKVPLYVSMSPTYPSMNQKEIHQLLTRFKALQPSVVFHEPINPRGSNFEIMVETLENSGFEEHAKEFQRLQYPQNWVEYSLKHLNLVQKEGQRLNAPPIHSWPDRELLKATSGSLRDQLAAMRQAISPEPLGDEPASGKSSAQSPLFDDYSEIEHLVKPSKLR, encoded by the coding sequence ATGTCACTTTCACAGTGGTTACCGGGGAACTTTGGGGCTGAAGTGCAAAGCTACAGTTCAAGGGGAACAATGCGTCTTGAAACTAGTTGGGAAGCCGATGATAGCTTCCATCGAGACTACTATATTGAGGATGGAGAAGGAAAAATCCTTGAAAAGTTTGGAGACTTCCCAACTTTAGACCAGCTACGGCAGGCAGAATATGAACACAATGAACGAATTGATCTCACAAATATAGGCGCACCTTGCGCAAATTGTGGAAAAGAAATCAAAAACCGTTTCGCTGCTGATCCCCGAGGAAATCTTCTTTGCTGGGACTGTGCAGCTACAAGAGAAACAGAGGGAACAGAAGCAGGTGTTCGCGTCAACACAGACCCAACTAAGGCGACATACAGCCAATCCCACCTCTATGAAAAAAGCCTCTGTGACTACGTCATAAACGTCGCGACAGGGTGTAGACATGGCTGTAAGTTCTGTTATGTGCCAACTACTGCGGGGTATAAAGCACGTGAAGAAATGCTGAACAACCAAGCAGAAGTGAGCGATCTTCAACGAGAGTGGGGAAGCTACCTCTTATATCGAGATGACCTCCCCGAAAGACTGAGCTTGGAGTTAGAGGAAAGCGATTTCGGAAACTGGCGAAAGACCGATCGAGGACGTGGCATAGTTATGATTTCAAGTGGAACAGACCCATATCAAGATCGTCGAGCCGCTCAAATAACTAGAGGAGTTGTACGTGAGCTATGCTCGAAAGAAATACCAACAAGAATACTCACTAGAAGCACTATAGCAGCGAGGGATGCCGATCTTTTCTCAGAATTTTCCGATACTCTTACGATCGGATCGTCAATTCCATCATTTAACGAAGACATGGTCAAGGCGTTAGAACCAGGTGCGCCACCTCCACTAAAGCGATGGAAAATGCTAGATAGCCTCCGTACTAAAGTTCCCCTCTATGTATCTATGTCACCTACATATCCATCTATGAACCAGAAAGAAATCCACCAGCTCTTGACTCGTTTCAAAGCGCTACAGCCCAGCGTCGTCTTTCATGAGCCAATCAACCCTCGAGGCTCCAATTTTGAAATTATGGTTGAAACTCTTGAGAACAGTGGATTTGAAGAGCATGCGAAGGAATTTCAACGTCTTCAATATCCGCAAAATTGGGTGGAGTATAGTCTAAAACATCTCAATTTAGTTCAGAAAGAAGGTCAAAGACTGAACGCGCCTCCAATCCACTCATGGCCGGATCGAGAATTACTGAAAGCTACCAGTGGATCCTTACGAGATCAATTGGCAGCAATGCGGCAAGCTATCTCCCCGGAGCCACTTGGAGATGAACCGGCTTCGGGTAAAAGTTCAGCACAATCGCCTCTCTTTGATGATTATTCAGAGATTGAACACTTGGTGAAACCTTCAAAGCTCAGGTGA